One Pseudodesulfovibrio cashew DNA window includes the following coding sequences:
- a CDS encoding D-alanine--D-alanine ligase family protein, whose amino-acid sequence MNVILIAGGWSDEREVSLVGARKIHEALNELGHDVTLFDPAEDFKNLLSLAREADFAFINLHGAPGEDGLIQAVLDKAGCPYQGAGAAASYLALNKAASKEVFQDRGINTPDWQFVTPVQGRDTELELELPVFVKPNKGGSSLGMSLVKRAEDFPAALDKVFAMCQSALVERFIPGVELTSGILGDEALPLVMITPKSGADFFDYENKYAADGAEEICPAPVDEAVTRTVQAQMKVAHEALGLSGYSRGDFILTETGETYLLEVNTLPGMTPTSLLPRAADAVGLSFNDLIARLMELGIGERG is encoded by the coding sequence ATGAATGTGATTTTGATAGCGGGCGGTTGGTCTGACGAACGGGAAGTCTCCCTGGTCGGCGCCCGGAAGATCCATGAGGCCCTGAACGAACTGGGCCACGACGTCACCCTCTTCGACCCTGCCGAGGACTTCAAGAACCTGCTCTCCCTTGCACGGGAGGCGGACTTCGCCTTCATCAACCTGCACGGCGCTCCCGGCGAGGACGGGCTGATCCAGGCGGTGCTGGACAAGGCGGGCTGCCCCTACCAGGGGGCCGGAGCCGCCGCCTCCTATCTCGCCCTGAACAAGGCGGCTTCCAAGGAGGTCTTCCAGGACAGGGGCATCAACACCCCGGACTGGCAGTTCGTCACGCCGGTCCAGGGCAGGGACACCGAACTGGAACTGGAGTTGCCGGTCTTTGTCAAGCCCAACAAGGGCGGCTCAAGCCTGGGCATGTCCCTGGTCAAGCGGGCCGAAGACTTTCCGGCAGCCTTGGACAAGGTCTTCGCCATGTGCCAGTCCGCTCTGGTGGAACGGTTCATTCCCGGCGTGGAGCTGACCAGCGGCATCCTTGGAGATGAAGCGCTTCCCCTGGTCATGATCACGCCCAAAAGCGGCGCGGATTTCTTCGACTACGAGAACAAGTACGCTGCCGACGGGGCCGAAGAAATCTGCCCTGCCCCGGTGGACGAGGCCGTGACCAGGACGGTCCAGGCGCAAATGAAGGTGGCCCACGAGGCCCTAGGCCTGTCCGGCTACAGCCGGGGCGACTTCATCCTGACCGAGACCGGGGAGACCTATCTGCTGGAAGTCAACACCCTGCCCGGCATGACCCCCACCTCCCTGCTCCCCCGAGCCGCCGACGCCGTGGGGCTGTCCTTCAACGACCTCATCGCGCGCCTCATGGAACTGGGCATCGGGGAGCGGGGCTAG
- a CDS encoding 3-deoxy-D-manno-octulosonic acid transferase, with the protein MNRTLLNAALSVYDLGWKAALPLLRFNHRLKDGWEQRTLSGGLPAPAHLWIQAASGGEAYLAWAVLKELVPLPNETLRVLVTTNTRQGHEILTNAAREIHSTRKGIAVQPWYFPFDSPGLMRRTVRHVRPSAALILETEIWPGFLSACRESGVHVLLANGRMTSKSLGGYLAWPGLFRALGPERIMAVSETDARRFGTLFGRERVWVMPNIKFDRMAGAGPLARKDNPLREIIPDRTNFVVFGSVRKQEKIEVAKIAAALMRYKTGTVIGLFPRHMHHMPLWEKAMNEVGVTWTLRSALKGAASPGTVVLWDTFGELVPAYGLAKTAFVGGSLARLGGQNFLEPLTCGVTPVIGPHWKNFAWVGREIVESGLALEAEDAEHALNLLIEVLEKTPPRSEVASRAKAYIRDRQGGAKATAKQVADFLNKV; encoded by the coding sequence ATGAACCGGACGCTGCTGAACGCAGCCCTCTCGGTCTACGATCTCGGGTGGAAGGCCGCCCTCCCCCTGCTGAGGTTCAATCACCGCCTCAAGGATGGCTGGGAACAGCGCACCCTGTCCGGCGGCCTGCCCGCCCCGGCCCACCTCTGGATTCAGGCGGCCAGCGGCGGCGAGGCTTATCTCGCCTGGGCCGTGCTCAAGGAACTCGTTCCCCTTCCCAACGAAACACTGCGCGTGCTGGTCACCACCAACACCCGCCAGGGGCACGAAATTCTGACCAATGCGGCCAGGGAAATCCACTCCACAAGAAAGGGGATTGCCGTACAGCCGTGGTATTTTCCCTTTGACTCCCCGGGGCTCATGCGCCGGACAGTCCGCCACGTGCGCCCAAGTGCAGCCCTGATTCTGGAAACGGAAATCTGGCCCGGCTTCCTGTCGGCCTGCCGGGAATCAGGCGTGCACGTGCTGCTGGCCAACGGGCGAATGACAAGCAAGAGCCTGGGCGGCTATCTGGCCTGGCCCGGCCTGTTCCGCGCCCTGGGCCCGGAGCGCATCATGGCCGTATCAGAGACCGACGCCCGCCGCTTCGGCACCCTGTTCGGACGCGAACGGGTATGGGTCATGCCCAACATCAAATTCGACCGCATGGCCGGAGCCGGCCCGCTTGCGCGCAAGGACAACCCCCTCAGAGAAATCATCCCTGATCGCACCAATTTCGTGGTCTTCGGCTCGGTGCGAAAACAGGAGAAAATCGAGGTGGCCAAAATCGCCGCCGCGCTCATGCGCTACAAGACCGGCACCGTCATTGGTCTGTTCCCACGCCACATGCACCACATGCCGCTATGGGAGAAAGCCATGAACGAAGTGGGAGTGACCTGGACCCTGCGCTCCGCCCTCAAGGGCGCGGCCAGCCCCGGCACAGTGGTCCTGTGGGACACCTTCGGCGAACTGGTCCCGGCATACGGCCTGGCCAAAACCGCCTTTGTGGGCGGCAGCCTGGCCAGGCTGGGCGGGCAGAACTTTCTGGAGCCCCTGACCTGCGGGGTCACTCCGGTCATCGGCCCCCACTGGAAGAACTTTGCCTGGGTTGGGCGGGAAATCGTCGAGTCCGGGCTCGCTCTGGAAGCCGAGGACGCCGAGCACGCCCTGAATCTGCTCATTGAAGTACTGGAAAAAACGCCGCCCCGAAGCGAGGTTGCGAGCCGGGCAAAGGCCTACATCCGCGACCGCCAGGGCGGCGCGAAAGCTACGGCCAAACAGGTTGCCGATTTTCTCAATAAGGTTTAA
- a CDS encoding L-threonylcarbamoyladenylate synthase, whose product MSLPDTHDGKSEEALQSLIKALNNGETVVYPTETLYALGCDGTNAEACDKVISIKARAADKPLPLIIGGVDMLGLVTNDRPAVLQQLASSFWPGPLSILVKALPSLPSALSDEQGYTSVRWSGHPFASELSKRMRKPVVATSANMSGRPPAALPEDLDPELLALAGAAYLDPPWPKGGKASTVIRVLEFNRLEVIREGAVSVKMLCDKGFSVSIARVE is encoded by the coding sequence GTGTCCCTCCCGGACACGCATGATGGGAAATCGGAGGAAGCCTTGCAGAGCCTGATCAAAGCCCTGAACAACGGAGAGACCGTTGTCTACCCCACTGAGACCCTCTACGCGCTGGGTTGCGACGGAACCAATGCCGAAGCCTGCGACAAGGTCATCAGCATCAAGGCCCGAGCAGCCGACAAACCCCTTCCCCTGATCATCGGCGGAGTGGACATGCTCGGTCTGGTCACCAACGACCGTCCCGCCGTGCTGCAGCAGTTGGCCAGTTCCTTCTGGCCCGGACCTCTTTCCATTCTGGTCAAGGCGTTGCCCTCGCTTCCCTCGGCCCTTTCCGACGAGCAGGGCTACACCTCGGTGCGCTGGAGCGGTCATCCGTTTGCCTCGGAGCTTTCCAAACGCATGCGAAAGCCCGTGGTCGCCACGTCTGCCAACATGAGCGGCAGGCCTCCGGCAGCTCTGCCCGAGGATCTGGATCCGGAGCTTCTGGCCCTGGCAGGGGCCGCCTACCTTGATCCGCCGTGGCCCAAGGGCGGCAAGGCCTCCACGGTCATCCGCGTTTTGGAGTTCAATCGACTGGAAGTGATCCGAGAGGGCGCCGTATCGGTCAAGATGCTGTGCGACAAAGGGTTCTCCGTTTCCATCGCTCGAGTTGAATAA
- a CDS encoding HDIG domain-containing metalloprotein, which produces MNSNVKPEIVGEIPVCPLPAPPPVIIDPTLPVPDDRECATYWERYKMLDNVAEHSREVARVATFVAERGKALGLNVDVATVRASALLHDIAKTYTIRHGGNHSQLGGAWTMDITGNPAIAVGITHHVYWHFAMDIDKYFTPLAVIYADKRVRHNRLVSIETRFKDLTSRYGINDYIRRRIEITRTQSVDLENLLSDTLEVNLNECDFDSGRLV; this is translated from the coding sequence ATGAACAGCAACGTCAAACCGGAAATCGTCGGGGAAATCCCCGTCTGCCCGCTCCCGGCCCCACCCCCGGTGATCATCGACCCGACGCTCCCCGTGCCGGACGACCGGGAGTGCGCTACGTATTGGGAGCGCTACAAGATGCTGGACAACGTGGCCGAGCATAGCCGGGAGGTGGCCAGGGTCGCCACCTTCGTGGCCGAACGAGGCAAGGCCCTGGGGTTGAACGTGGATGTCGCCACGGTCCGCGCCTCCGCGCTGCTGCATGACATCGCTAAAACCTACACCATCCGGCACGGCGGCAACCACAGCCAGCTCGGCGGGGCGTGGACCATGGACATTACCGGCAACCCGGCCATTGCCGTGGGCATCACCCACCACGTCTACTGGCACTTCGCCATGGATATCGATAAGTATTTCACGCCGCTCGCGGTCATTTACGCGGACAAACGCGTCCGCCACAACAGACTCGTGTCCATTGAGACACGCTTCAAGGACCTGACTTCGCGCTACGGCATCAACGACTACATACGCCGGCGTATCGAGATCACGCGTACCCAGTCCGTGGATCTGGAAAATCTGCTGAGCGACACCCTCGAGGTAAACTTGAATGAATGTGATTTTGATAGCGGGCGGTTGGTCTGA
- a CDS encoding hybrid sensor histidine kinase/response regulator: MKHAAVSQTPPILLIVEDSKLVRGELKRAIGSAFAFQIEMVASYEEAREYLDWHSRDIFLAILDLNLPGSPSGEIVDLFCSMRVPSLVLTSDFTETTRERMQSKEIIDYLVKDAHAVENVLAYIDRLYRNRSTKVMVVEDSELSRLYVSSLLHRQMFKVIDVPDAESGLRILEQQDDVGLVIIDYALPGMDGIELTQRIREKFSKETMAVIGLSSVSDTMLTARFLKNGANDFITKPFEVEGFFCRINHNVEMLDSMRALRDANMVKNQFLGMAVHDLRSPINGINGLAEMLLSDMCGPINEEQREIIGYIRTANRQMNALVSDLLDISVIESGKLELVLDQRNLREVVEQRLRIQGFAAKRKNILLKRTLEDVREFRFDRNRVGQVLDNLLSNAIKFSPVSEVIEISMGEEDGHAVICVTDHGQGIPPDEADLLFQTFRKTSVQPTAGESGAGLGLAIVHKIVLAHRGRVWVESEYGKGATFCFSLPLDTSSDSGD; encoded by the coding sequence GTGAAGCACGCAGCCGTATCCCAAACCCCGCCTATCCTGCTTATCGTCGAGGACAGCAAGCTCGTCCGCGGGGAACTCAAGCGCGCCATCGGGAGCGCCTTCGCCTTCCAGATAGAAATGGTCGCCTCCTATGAGGAAGCAAGGGAATATCTGGATTGGCATTCCAGAGATATCTTTCTCGCCATTCTCGATCTCAATCTTCCCGGTTCCCCTTCCGGGGAGATCGTGGACCTCTTCTGCTCCATGCGGGTGCCGAGCCTCGTCCTGACTTCGGATTTCACGGAGACCACCCGTGAACGCATGCAGTCCAAGGAAATCATCGATTATCTGGTCAAGGACGCCCATGCGGTCGAAAACGTTCTGGCCTACATCGACCGGCTGTACCGCAACCGAAGCACCAAAGTCATGGTGGTCGAGGATTCCGAGCTGTCCCGCCTGTACGTGAGCAGCCTGCTCCATCGCCAGATGTTCAAGGTTATCGATGTGCCTGATGCCGAGTCCGGCCTGCGTATCCTGGAGCAGCAGGACGATGTGGGCCTGGTCATCATCGATTACGCTCTCCCCGGCATGGACGGCATCGAACTCACCCAGCGGATCAGGGAGAAGTTTTCCAAGGAGACCATGGCCGTCATCGGTCTCTCCTCGGTCTCGGACACCATGCTCACGGCCCGGTTTCTCAAAAACGGCGCCAACGATTTCATCACCAAGCCTTTCGAGGTGGAAGGGTTTTTCTGCCGCATCAACCACAACGTGGAGATGCTGGATTCCATGCGCGCCCTGCGGGACGCCAACATGGTCAAGAACCAGTTCCTGGGCATGGCCGTGCACGATCTTCGCAGTCCCATCAACGGGATCAACGGGCTGGCCGAGATGCTGCTCAGCGACATGTGCGGTCCGATAAACGAGGAGCAGCGTGAGATCATCGGGTACATCAGGACCGCCAACAGGCAGATGAATGCCCTGGTCAGCGATCTGCTGGACATTTCGGTCATCGAGTCGGGCAAGCTCGAGCTCGTGCTGGATCAGCGTAACCTGCGGGAGGTCGTGGAGCAGCGGTTGCGAATCCAGGGGTTTGCCGCAAAGCGGAAGAACATCCTGCTTAAACGGACGCTTGAAGACGTGCGCGAGTTTCGTTTCGACCGCAACAGGGTGGGGCAGGTTCTCGACAACCTGTTGTCCAACGCCATCAAGTTCTCCCCGGTCAGCGAGGTCATCGAGATCAGCATGGGGGAAGAGGATGGCCATGCCGTTATCTGCGTGACAGACCACGGGCAGGGCATCCCGCCAGACGAGGCCGATCTGCTGTTCCAGACCTTCAGGAAAACCAGCGTCCAGCCCACGGCCGGGGAATCCGGGGCCGGACTTGGACTGGCTATCGTGCACAAGATCGTTCTGGCCCACCGGGGACGGGTCTGGGTCGAGTCCGAATACGGGAAGGGCGCTACCTTCTGTTTCTCCCTACCTCTCGATACCTCATCGGATTCCGGCGATTGA
- a CDS encoding NUDIX domain-containing protein, with product MEVRKPCPHCGEDIVLFANPTPTVDVVILVPGGADGVDGVVLIERMNEPYGWALPGGFVDEGETCEHAAVREMKEETGLDVILTGLLGVYSDPKRDPRKHTMSVVYTGVARNPDALAAGDDAGKARIFPLGGWPEPVFDHGKILADFLARHDRFNLR from the coding sequence ATGGAAGTGAGAAAGCCGTGCCCCCACTGCGGGGAGGATATCGTTTTATTTGCCAATCCAACGCCCACGGTGGACGTGGTCATCCTCGTGCCCGGCGGCGCTGACGGGGTGGACGGGGTCGTTCTCATCGAACGCATGAACGAGCCTTATGGCTGGGCTCTGCCCGGCGGTTTCGTGGACGAAGGCGAGACCTGCGAACACGCCGCCGTCAGGGAGATGAAGGAGGAGACCGGGCTGGACGTTATCCTGACCGGACTTCTTGGCGTGTATTCCGATCCCAAACGTGATCCCAGGAAGCACACCATGAGCGTGGTCTACACCGGCGTGGCGCGGAATCCCGATGCGCTGGCGGCGGGAGACGACGCGGGCAAGGCAAGAATCTTTCCCTTGGGCGGATGGCCCGAGCCGGTTTTTGACCACGGTAAAATCCTGGCCGACTTTCTGGCGCGCCACGACCGCTTCAATCTTCGCTGA
- a CDS encoding tetratricopeptide repeat protein: MSNQLIQSRKRLNSVSTLLKKGKYMPAVQALHDGLILFLKNPVMKNERVEFEDILTKATQTLNNDKKIREVYPLIINYEPGKERALLDAMRELLQELQKDINDSVQAIMAQKKAAIEKGQEHLDNEQWDDAKKIFDQLVLDFGGDADLKADIADRYLHAGRYKEAFHMLDGALKDDPNAIHLYNRIGMVLRKMEDYETAEKYYLKALSLTSEDEYLHYNIGRLYYDWKKWDKMALAAQRAVNLNPEFAEAVKMLRFAQKKLS, from the coding sequence ATGTCCAATCAGCTCATCCAGTCCCGCAAACGGCTTAACTCCGTTTCCACCCTGCTCAAGAAGGGCAAGTACATGCCCGCTGTCCAGGCGCTCCATGACGGGTTGATTCTGTTCCTTAAGAACCCGGTCATGAAAAATGAACGCGTCGAGTTCGAGGACATCCTGACCAAAGCCACGCAGACCCTGAACAATGACAAGAAGATCAGGGAAGTCTATCCGTTGATCATCAACTACGAGCCGGGCAAGGAACGCGCCCTGCTCGATGCCATGCGCGAACTGCTCCAGGAACTGCAAAAGGACATCAACGACTCGGTTCAGGCGATCATGGCCCAAAAGAAGGCCGCCATCGAAAAGGGTCAGGAGCACCTTGATAACGAGCAGTGGGACGATGCCAAGAAGATCTTCGACCAACTGGTCCTAGACTTCGGCGGCGACGCGGACCTCAAGGCGGACATCGCGGACCGCTATCTCCACGCCGGAAGGTACAAGGAAGCCTTCCACATGCTGGACGGCGCGCTCAAGGACGACCCCAACGCCATCCATCTCTACAACCGCATCGGCATGGTCCTGCGGAAGATGGAAGACTACGAAACGGCGGAAAAGTACTACCTCAAGGCCCTGAGCCTGACCAGCGAGGACGAGTACCTTCACTACAACATCGGTCGTCTCTACTACGACTGGAAGAAGTGGGACAAGATGGCCCTGGCTGCGCAACGCGCCGTCAACCTCAACCCCGAATTCGCCGAGGCAGTGAAGATGCTTCGCTTCGCGCAAAAGAAGCTTTCGTAA
- the pdxA gene encoding 4-hydroxythreonine-4-phosphate dehydrogenase PdxA encodes MRTICITLGDPCGLGPELVARHFKETGVREDERVLLIGPEAPLLREDERCGVVPFHERLERPDDVVTRDAGVYLYEPPQLAGLEFPLGEQRVEGGKAAGESMEVAVALLRSGTVQGLLTCPLNKAMLQLAGFDFPGHTEFLAERLGVGADKVCMHLCGHDPENLSAPKLRVSLVTTHPALRDVPGLVTRERILHCLRLTDAFVRAMGFAGPVAVCGLNPHAGESGRIGDEEALTVEPAIEEARREGLDVAGPIPADTLFHFAAKGDYPAVLAMYHDQGLGPLKLLHFSEAVNVTLGLPCPRTSPDHGTGYDIAGTGKASIKSFQAAYDMLRRLVAAGS; translated from the coding sequence ATGCGGACAATATGCATTACCCTGGGCGACCCCTGCGGCCTTGGCCCGGAACTGGTGGCCCGGCACTTCAAGGAGACAGGCGTTCGTGAAGATGAGCGGGTCCTGCTCATCGGCCCTGAAGCTCCCTTGCTTCGCGAAGATGAGCGCTGTGGCGTTGTTCCCTTTCATGAGCGTCTGGAGCGGCCCGACGACGTCGTCACCCGGGACGCGGGCGTCTATTTATACGAACCGCCGCAGCTGGCCGGGCTCGAGTTTCCCCTGGGCGAGCAGCGGGTGGAGGGCGGCAAGGCCGCCGGAGAAAGCATGGAAGTCGCCGTGGCCCTGCTGCGCTCCGGGACGGTGCAGGGGTTGCTGACCTGCCCGCTGAACAAGGCCATGCTCCAGTTGGCGGGGTTCGATTTTCCCGGTCATACGGAATTTTTGGCGGAACGGCTCGGCGTGGGGGCGGACAAGGTCTGCATGCATCTTTGCGGACATGATCCAGAGAATCTTTCCGCGCCCAAGCTGCGGGTCAGCCTTGTGACCACTCACCCGGCCCTTCGGGACGTACCCGGGTTGGTCACTCGCGAGCGCATCCTGCACTGCCTGCGGCTGACGGACGCTTTCGTACGGGCCATGGGATTTGCCGGTCCGGTGGCGGTCTGCGGTTTGAATCCCCATGCCGGGGAGTCCGGCCGGATCGGAGACGAGGAGGCCCTGACCGTGGAGCCCGCCATTGAAGAAGCCCGCAGGGAAGGCCTGGATGTGGCCGGCCCCATCCCCGCGGACACGCTTTTTCATTTCGCGGCCAAGGGAGATTATCCCGCCGTGTTGGCCATGTATCACGACCAGGGGTTGGGTCCCCTCAAGCTGTTGCATTTCAGCGAGGCGGTGAACGTTACCCTGGGGCTGCCCTGTCCGCGTACTTCGCCTGACCACGGCACCGGCTACGACATCGCGGGAACGGGCAAGGCGTCCATCAAGAGTTTTCAGGCCGCCTACGACATGCTCAGGCGGCTGGTGGCAGCAGGGAGTTAG
- the gmhB gene encoding D-glycero-beta-D-manno-heptose 1,7-bisphosphate 7-phosphatase, protein MAKRYILLDRDGTIIADKHYLHDPDGVELLPGAVEGLRRMRDLGFGLAVLTNQSGVGRGYYDDASVHACNDRMRELLAEEGVRIDGVYYCPHSPEEACECRKPAPGLMEIAALELGFDPAESYMIGDKTADMGVGRSVGATTIMVLTGKGADHARRCPEMIDHVAEDLTTAASIIEGLERKER, encoded by the coding sequence ATGGCAAAGCGATATATTCTGCTCGACCGTGACGGCACCATCATCGCGGACAAGCACTACCTGCACGACCCGGATGGCGTGGAGTTGCTGCCCGGCGCGGTCGAGGGGTTGCGCCGGATGCGTGACCTTGGCTTCGGGCTGGCAGTGCTCACCAACCAAAGTGGCGTGGGGCGCGGCTATTACGACGACGCCTCGGTGCATGCCTGTAATGATCGGATGCGCGAACTGCTTGCAGAGGAGGGCGTGCGCATAGACGGCGTCTATTATTGTCCTCACTCACCGGAAGAGGCTTGCGAATGTCGGAAACCGGCACCCGGCCTGATGGAGATTGCTGCGCTCGAACTCGGATTCGATCCAGCCGAGAGCTATATGATCGGCGACAAGACAGCGGATATGGGCGTGGGGCGAAGCGTGGGCGCGACCACCATCATGGTGCTCACCGGCAAGGGCGCCGACCACGCGCGACGCTGCCCTGAAATGATCGACCATGTGGCGGAGGACCTGACCACTGCCGCCTCAATCATCGAAGGTCTTGAGAGAAAGGAACGCTAG
- the carA gene encoding glutamine-hydrolyzing carbamoyl-phosphate synthase small subunit, giving the protein MKAILALEDGTIFKGKSFTGDGEASGEVIFNTGMTGYQEILTDPSYTGQMVTMTYPLIGNYGVNPEDVESHKVQVGGFIVKECCKKPSNWRSAMSLPEYLTEVGVMGIEGIDTRALTRHLRLHGAQRGFMATGDVDPAELVEKARSIENMEGLNLADRVTCSKPYTWDGKKPVYIDDLKDFSWKGTGPKLAVYDFGIKWNILRLMEAEGFDMLVLPSCATAAEIRELGPDAIFLSNGPGDPAAVTTAVEATKDLYKDYPVAGICLGHQILGLAMGGKTYKLKFGHHGCNHPVMDMETEKIEISSQNHGFCVDIAGLDFLETTHINLNDQTLEGFRHKERPLLAIQHHPEAGPGPHDSRYFFKRFRDMVKESTGK; this is encoded by the coding sequence ATGAAAGCAATCCTGGCCCTCGAAGACGGCACCATTTTCAAGGGAAAGAGCTTCACCGGCGACGGCGAGGCGAGCGGCGAGGTCATCTTCAACACCGGCATGACCGGCTACCAGGAGATCCTCACCGACCCCTCCTACACCGGGCAGATGGTCACCATGACCTACCCGCTCATCGGCAACTACGGCGTCAACCCGGAGGACGTGGAATCCCACAAGGTCCAGGTCGGCGGCTTCATCGTCAAGGAGTGCTGCAAGAAGCCGAGCAACTGGCGTTCCGCCATGTCCCTGCCCGAGTACCTGACCGAAGTCGGAGTCATGGGCATCGAAGGCATCGACACCCGCGCCCTGACACGCCATCTGCGCCTGCACGGCGCCCAACGCGGCTTCATGGCCACAGGCGATGTGGACCCGGCAGAACTGGTGGAAAAGGCCCGCTCCATTGAAAACATGGAAGGCCTCAACCTGGCTGACCGGGTGACCTGCAGCAAGCCATACACCTGGGACGGCAAGAAGCCGGTGTACATCGACGACCTCAAGGACTTTTCCTGGAAAGGCACCGGTCCCAAACTGGCCGTCTACGACTTCGGTATCAAGTGGAACATTCTCAGGCTCATGGAGGCCGAGGGTTTCGACATGCTCGTGCTCCCCTCCTGCGCCACCGCGGCGGAAATCCGGGAACTGGGTCCGGACGCCATATTCCTGTCCAACGGCCCCGGCGACCCGGCGGCGGTAACCACGGCAGTCGAGGCCACCAAGGACCTGTACAAGGACTACCCTGTCGCGGGCATCTGCCTGGGGCACCAGATCCTAGGCCTGGCCATGGGCGGCAAGACCTACAAGTTGAAGTTCGGCCACCACGGCTGCAACCACCCGGTCATGGATATGGAAACCGAAAAAATCGAGATTTCCTCTCAGAACCACGGCTTCTGTGTAGACATCGCCGGGCTGGACTTTCTGGAAACCACCCATATCAACCTCAATGACCAGACCCTGGAGGGCTTCCGGCACAAGGAACGTCCCCTGCTGGCTATCCAACACCACCCCGAGGCAGGGCCCGGTCCTCACGATAGCCGCTATTTCTTCAAGCGCTTTCGTGATATGGTCAAGGAAAGCACTGGGAAATAA
- the kdsB gene encoding 3-deoxy-manno-octulosonate cytidylyltransferase — MSNFPECHGIIPARYESSRFPGKPLAEIMGKPMFWHVHDRASRCPHLKSVTLATDDVRIREAAEAHGVPVVMTSAVHRSGTDRVLEAARTLGLDNDAVVVNIQGDEPCLEPAMLTDLLTPFASPRVRVATLATAMGYEDAQSPDRVKVVRAANGRALYFSRALVPHDRDEKVHGFLLHIGLYAFRMEALQRFGELDPSPLEQREKLEQLRLLEDGIDIYVTETTHTCHGVDRPEDLEKAKQILENT; from the coding sequence ATGAGCAATTTTCCCGAGTGTCACGGCATCATTCCGGCGAGGTACGAATCCTCCCGTTTTCCGGGCAAACCCCTGGCGGAGATCATGGGCAAGCCCATGTTCTGGCACGTCCATGATCGGGCGAGCCGCTGTCCGCACCTGAAGAGCGTGACCCTGGCCACAGACGACGTGCGCATCCGGGAGGCCGCCGAGGCCCATGGCGTGCCCGTGGTCATGACCTCCGCCGTGCACAGATCCGGCACGGACCGGGTCCTTGAGGCGGCGAGAACGCTCGGTCTGGACAACGACGCGGTAGTGGTTAATATCCAAGGTGACGAACCATGCCTGGAACCGGCCATGCTCACCGACCTGCTCACGCCCTTCGCCTCCCCCAGGGTGCGCGTGGCGACCCTGGCCACGGCCATGGGATACGAGGACGCCCAGTCCCCGGACAGAGTCAAGGTGGTGCGGGCCGCCAACGGGCGGGCGCTGTACTTCTCCCGGGCCCTGGTTCCCCACGACCGGGACGAAAAAGTGCACGGATTTCTGCTGCACATCGGACTGTACGCGTTCCGCATGGAAGCGTTGCAGCGCTTCGGCGAACTTGACCCGAGCCCGCTGGAGCAACGCGAAAAACTGGAGCAACTCCGTCTGCTTGAGGACGGCATCGATATTTACGTGACCGAGACCACCCACACCTGCCATGGCGTCGACCGGCCGGAGGATCTCGAAAAAGCGAAGCAAATTCTGGAGAACACTTGA